Genomic DNA from Theropithecus gelada isolate Dixy chromosome 1, Tgel_1.0, whole genome shotgun sequence:
CCTGAAATTCTTCACGACCCCAGTCAGCCCCTGTGCCTCAACTATTTTCGATGCGGGCAAGTGAGGTGTGAGTCAAAACAGATACAAAGGAAACTGGTCTACAGTGTGCTTTGGGCGCAGCTGGTGTCATGGCTCTAATGGAATTCAAGTTCACACTACCTGTTCCCCATCAGAAAATGGCATTTGCTGGCAAAGTTGTTCCCCAGGCTCTGGATCTGGAGAAATTCTACACAAGAGAGTTCAGTGACAGCCAACTCCTGAATCTCACTGCAGCAAAACAGCACAACTAAAGGAAGAAAAGTCGAAATAAAGGACATCTTTTCTTCTAAGCCTAGTAAAGACCAACGTAACTGTTGGTACAGCAACTAATTCATGAGGACAAAGCTTTTCTTAACATGCCAgtccttaaaaaaacaaagcctCGCACAGTAATAGTAGCCAGGTGTTAGCCACTTTAATAGAAAATGTGATCAAAACTCGATTACAAGAGTTCAAAAAGTCATAGAAAACCAGTGAGTTTCAATTTTATTACAAGTTTTCAAATCTgggactagttttttttttcttttaacttaaatGCTAACTTCAGCCCAGGGTTTTTTCACAACCAAACTGAAAATTACTACATGGGAACACCAATGCAACAAACAAAATTTGTAAACTCAAGCCACAAACTTAATAATCATGGTAAGGGACATTGCCAAAGAGCAACTGATGCCTCAGTGAAGTTTGAAAGAAACTCTGCTTTCTGTGAAGGCAGAGAAGAAATAtgcaagcaattctgcttcaaaGAAATTTgcatagaaatggaaaaatgccAGAGCCTTTAACACAAGTGAAATTGCAAAGCCTCAACAGGTTCAACTCAATCCACAGAGCACCAAATGTTTAATGGGAACCAAGGTAGGACTGAGCATTGAACTTCCAGCTATGCAACTCACACGGCACAATTTCGGGTGTGGAAACCATCTGTAGGCAAgctcttttaaaaacatgaattttagaCACCATAAATTCTAAAGCAGACACTTCTGCATTACTGTTCGAATTTCAGAAGGGCACCGCAAGGCACCAGGGGCTTTCAAAGTCACTCACGGCAACAATTGCATCTTCTTTTGCCAGCTTTGGGAGCCCCGTTCACAGTTGTCTAGCCTCTGCACCGCGGCATACCCTGTTTGTAGAGTAACTTCTGACATTAAATCCAGTCATGGCCTAAGTGGCATGAGGCAGCTATTTCCAGGGCACCTCCCATCTCCTTGGCATGGGAGGCTTCCCAGTCACTTTTCCTTGGTGTCCCCCCTTCACCAGAGCCTCCAGAGCTCTTGCCATCAGGGGCCGCCATCGCTGGGCCCCACATGGGAGACCACATCTGGAAGCACTATTCATTCCTCCAGCTCCCTCTGCTGGAGACCGAAGTGACAGTTTGTGGCAAAGACTTGTAGAAACATTACTTACACATTCATTTCTGTACACATTTAGTTAATTTAGAACCTGGGACTTTTACAATCGATTCCCCAAACCCCTTTATGGAGAGTGACGGACTATGCAGCAACGCTGAAGGAGCACCGTTTCTCTCTCTAGGAAGAACATGATTAACAGACATAATTGTGTGTGTCAAATTTGTaatcaaaaaatgaaagtaagacGAATGGCCCAGAAACCCGCATTTTATTGACACTGTCATTTTCCCACAGAGAATCTTAGAagatgtcacattttcttttaatgaacGAGAGGAGCCCACTTGTATCCCTGAATCATTGTTTGAGAAAAGCAACAGATACAACTGACAGTCACACTTTTAAAATCAAACAGTCACTACCTTCAGCCCACACCTCCACACCAGCATCTGCCTCCCCAATGGCTGTCAGTTCCGTAAAGTCACCCTCTCCTTCTACTCTGGTATTACCACGAGAATTGAAActtttaagcagaaaaaaagaagtcaagttACAAATAAGTGAGTGGCGAACCAAGAGAAGCCCTTTGACTATGATTTCCAATTTTCTGTTCAATCCACACTGCAGAGATACAAGGATAAACCACCATTTTGGTTCCCAAGTTTTATTCAAGAACTCATACAAAATATTCCGGATAAATGAAATTTaatcctcatcttcctcctcttcttcgtCCTGGTTAATCTGGAAGTAACGTAATTCGTAACTCTCTTTGCTGTTAGCAACTACGCGCAACCAGTCACGTAGATTattcttcttcaaatattttttggtgAGATATTTCAAATACCTGCAGAGAAAGGACATGAGAACTCCACTAGACAGCTGGTGCTTGCATCCTAAAACATTTTAACGTTTATAAAACCCAGCACTCAGAATCATTACAATTCAAGGTGTTTCCCAAGCCTCAAAAATGGCAAAGGTAAGGCAAATACACCCAGCCAAGGCTCTGAGAGTATCAGCCGCATGCCATCGACATTAGCAGTAACAATGAGAgtagactgggcgcagtggctcaggcctgtaatcccagcgctttgggaggccaaggcaggcagatcacttgaggtcaggagttcaagaccaccctggccaacatggtgaaaccccatctctacaaaattaaaaaaattaaaaataaaaaaattagccaggtgtggtggtgcacacctgtaatcccagctactgaggaggctgaggcacgaggatcccttgaatccaggaggcagagggtgcagtgagctgagattgtaccttgcattccagcctgggtaacagagcaagactgcctccaaaaaggaaaaaaaaaaaagaaagaaagaaaaaaaaacaggccaggagcactggctcgcacctgtaatcacagcactttgggaggccgatcatgaggtcaggaaatggagaccatcctggctaacacagtgcaaccccgtctctactaaaaatacaaacgatTAGCCAGACGTGaaggtaggcacctgtagtcccagctactcaggaggctgaggcaagagaatcacttgaacctgggagacagaggcagaggcttcagtgagccaagatggcgccattgcactccagcctgggcgacagagggagactgtctccaaaaaaaaaaaaaagagcagatacCAGTTGTCCATGAAAATGCAGCAAACACCTATAAAATGGTCTTTAGTGACCACTGGAGAAAGATAACATGATAGAAATTTTACAGTTAAGTATGCAACCTCAATACTTTTTATGGAGAAAATAGTAGGTTTCCAACGAGCTGTAAGCACTGCGCACACATCACCTCAGAGTCAAACCCCCTTCTGGGGTTGTTTGGACGATGAGGACTGCTTCTTAGGGCTGTGCACACACTTGCTCCTGCTCACCACCAAACACACAGGGACAGAATGCCACTCTGCACTGCGCTCATGCCCAGAAAGCACCAAGCCTCTCAATCGGCCTGCCCAATCGCTGCTTTAGCCGGGTGAGAGCTAAACACTCACCACAGCAGCGGGATCGTTAgaaaactcattcattttttctgagacagaatctcattctgtggcccaggctcactgcaacctctgcctccaggattcaagcaattcttgtgcctcagtctcccaagcagctgggattacaggcgcacaacaccatgtccaactaatttttgtaatttcagtagagataggggttttgccatgttggccaggctggtctcacctcagccttccaaagtgctgggattacaggcgtgagccaccgcgcccggccgaaacacTCATTCTTTATGGAAAGGCAACAACTGGCTTTTGTGCCCAACACCCTAACTACATAAAGATGACctaagggctgggcgcggtggctcatgcctgtaatcccaacactttgtgaggccaaggtgagaggatcccttgaacctacgagttcgagatcagcctgggcaacatggcaagaccctgtccctacacaacatttttttttttaatttaaaaaaaaaaaaaaaaaaaggccaggcgcggtggctcaagcctgtaatcccagcactttgggaggccgagacgggtggatcacgaggtcaggagatcgagaccatcctggctgacacggtgaaatcccgtctccactttaaaaaaaatacaaaaaactagccgggcgaggtggcgggcgcctgtagtcccagctactcgggaggctgagccaggagaatggcgtgaacccgggaggcggagcttgcagtgagctgagatccggccactgcactccagcctgggcggcagagcgagactccgtctcaaaaaaaaaaaaaaaagatgacgtGCACCACAATCTTGGCACCTCTCTCACCGGCTTGCTTACGTGGCCCTGAGGCTATTCCGAATCTTCCCAAGCCATAAAGAGGGAATTTCACAACACACAAACCCATGGCAGAGCCAATTAATCTAACCAAGCTGTTTTTCCCACAGTGAAAGGGGACCCCTGGTGCTAACCATCTCTTCAGACCATAGCAAGGACTACATGGGATGCTCAGATAGATCCCtggcatattttttatttttatttttttttgagacagaatttcgctcttgttgcccaggctggagtgcaatggcgcgatcttggctcaccacaacctccgcctcctgggttcaagcaattctcctgcctcagcctcccgagtagctgggatttcaggtgcgtgctaccacacccggttaatttttgtatttttagtagagatggggtttctccatgttgatcaggctggtctgaaactccagacctcaggtgatccacctgcctcggcctcccaaagtgctgggattacaggcgtgagccaccgtgcccaacctggaTCCCTGGCATATTAACAGGGACCCAAACGTCATGAACCAACAGACTCACCATCTCCAAAAAAGGAGCACTGTGACAGTGCTCCACACCAACAAAGCAATCTCCACACCAACAAAGCAATCTCCACACCAACAATTGCCACACCAACAAAGCAATCTCCACACCAACAAGGCAATCACCACAAAGTGTGAAGATCTCAATTCAACTGTCCACTTTTCCCTATACAAAGATAAATCAATTTGGTCATTCCATCCAAAAAGTATACTTTTGTCAATTATTTCCACCATATTGTATTCAGATGAGGTTGTTTAATTCAAAATTTCAGGTGGTTTAAATTTTTCCTGATACAGTCGGGCATGGAGGGGCActcgtgtagtcccagctatttgggaggctgaggcaggactgttCTCAGCCAGGAGATGAAGGctagagtgagctatgattgccccactgctctccagcctgggcaacagagtaagaccctatctaaaaaaaaggaaaaaaaaatccctaatagaacactgggggaaaaaaatcaggtttaaacaacaaaaaacaaaccaaaaaaaaccctgtacaggctgggcacagtgccttcacgcctgtaatcccagcactttgggaggccaaggcaggtggatcacctgaggtcaggagttccagaccagcctggccaacacgatgaaaccccccctctacttaaaatacaaaacattagccgggcgtcatGGAGGGCGCCTatcactccagcctagacaagatcaaaactccttttcaaaaaaataaacaaataaaaaccccgTACAAATTCAGAGACCAAAAAAGTTCTAGATTCGGGACACCTTGAACCTTTCAGGAAAATAAACTGTTATCATCAAGAAAAGAAAGCTGTGACAGATGACTAAGGCACCTTCCCTTCTCtactggataaagaaaggaaaatttgcgAAAATGGAAGTGACGCATGCCAGGAGACACTCTCACCCTGATAAACAGGTCACAGAAAGGTAACAGAATCTTCCCCAAGGGCTCTGCTACGGCCCAGCAGACCAGACGGAGGCTTTGCACCCCCTGGAAGCCCCACCATCACTGCTTCCCAGGCAGACTGTGAGGACTTCACTGAAGCTTCAAAGTCATTTCTTCACTGacatagctaaaaataaaagcattaactACAACCAATTTGTACTAACATACCTTAAAATTTCCCACAACTTGATTTagtatgttgttttttttttttttttttttttttttttttttttttttNNNNNNNNNNNNNNNNNNNNNNNNNNNNNNNNNNNNNNNNNNNNNNNNNNNNNNNNNNNNNNNNNNNNNNNNNNNNNNNNNNNNNNNNNNNNNNtttttttttttttttttttttttttttttttttttttgagacagagttttgctcttgttgcccaggctggagtgcaatggtgcaatctcagctcaccacaacctccgcctccctggttcaagcaattctcctgcctcagcctcccgagtagctgagattacaggcatgcaccaccacgcccagctaattttgtattttcagtagagacggggtttctccatgttggtcaggctggtctcgaactcccaacctcaggtgatcttccaacctcggcctcccaaagtgctcggatttaGTATGATTAAAAGCTCCTAATAGGCCACAGCCCCAGGCTAGGAGCTGAGTATAAGCATATCCAATTCTTCAGCAACTGGTAAAGTATTTTAACCTCATCCTCAAAAACCAACACATAACATTCGAGGGAACCAGCAAATTAATGCCTCCAtcttgaaatgaaagaaaatgggcCCCCAAGAATTAACTAGAGTGCACTAGGTCTAAATTGAGGTCTTCAGATTCCTTGTTCAGTGCCAAAGTAGCACTTACAAGGGAAGCAACTCGAATTCAAAAGGAAAgctcttggccgggcatggtggttcacctgaggtcaggagttcaagaccagtctggcaaacacggtgaaaccccgtatctactaaaaatacaagaattaggtcaggcacggtggctcacgcctgtaattccagcactttgggaggccaaagcaggtggattacgaagtcaggagttcgagaccagcctggccaagatggtgaaaccctgtctctactaaaaaacaaaaaaaattagccaggtgtggtggcaggcgccggtaatcccagctatacaggaggcagaggcaagagaattgcctgaacctgggagccggaggttgcagtgagctgagatcgcgccattgcactccagcctgggcgacagagtgagactctgtctcaaaaaaaaggaaatacaagaattagccgggtgtggggcaggtgcggtggctcatgcctataatccctgcactttgggaggccgaggcaggcaaatcacctgaggttaagagttccagaccagcctggccaacacggcgaaaccctgtcgctactaaaaatacaaaaaattaaccgggcatggtggcacacgcctgcaattccaaaaactcgggaggctgaggcaggagaatcgcttgaacccgggaggcagaggttgcagtgagccaagatggcgccattgcactccaacctgggcaacagagcaagactcgatttcaaaaacaaaaggtaAGTTCTTATTGTGATCTGGAAACaggaagcaattttttttttttgagatagggtctcactctgtcacccaagctggcctgcagtggcacaatcacagctcattacaaccctgacctcctggactcaagccatcctcccacttcagccccccaagtggctggactacaggcacatgtcaccatgcccagctaattttaactcttgtagagacggaggtctcactatgttgcccaggctggtctcaaactcctgggctcaagcaatcatcctgtatcagcctcccaaagtgctgggattacaagcataagccactgtgcccagacaagaatatttttgagaaaacagTCTTGTAAGCAAGTCTGAGTACCttactgtttaaaataatttagcctggccgggcatggtggctcaggcctgtaatcccagcactttgggaggccaaggtaggtggatcacttgaggggaggagtttgagagcagcctggccaacatagtgaaaccccagtctctactaaaaatacaaaaattagctgggcgtggtggcaggtgcctgtaatctcagctactcaggaggctgaggcaggacaactgcttgaacccaggtggcagaggttgcagtgaaacgagatcgcgccgctgcacaacagcctgggcaacggagtgagactccacacacaaaaaaaaaaaactttagcctGTGAAAGACAAAATCAAAAGTTGACTATTGTTAACGACCATAGTAGCATTCATCCACTGCCTCCTGCACTGGGCATAGTTCCAGAAATTAACAGATGCAAGCCAATCACTCTGCGGGTGCCCCCACTCCCATGCAGGGAAAAGGCGGGCTGAGCACTGGGTACACGCAGGCCACACACACTTCCCTCCCGTACCTTTTGGAGAAAGGCACCTCAGATGTCACGGTGATCTTGCTCTTGCTCCTTTCGATGGTCACCACCCCTCCACCAAGGTTCCCAGCTTTTCCGTTCACTTTGATCCTTTCTTGCAAAAACTGCTCCTGTAGAAATCATTAAATTGACCAATGAAGTGACAGGTTCATCTGTCttaacagaatattttatttttttgtctcccAACACTGAACTAACATCGtttcttgttttggttttggagacagtctcacgctgtcgcccaggcaggaacGCAGCcgcccaatcacagctcactccactctcaatctcccaggctcaagtctccacctcccagactcaagtgatcctcccacctcagcctctcgaagtgctaggattacaggcatgagctatcccACCTGGCCCCAGCTAAtgttataatcttttttttttttttgagatggagtttagctctagttgcccaggctggagtgcaatgacacaatctcggctcatggcaacctccgcctcctgggctcaagcaatcctcctgctcagcctcctgagtagctgggattacaggcactcgccaccacgcccagctaattttgtatttttagtagagactgggtttctccatgttggtcacgctggtctcaaactcccgacttcaggtgatccgtccacctctgcctcccaaagtgctgggattaaaagcgtgagccactgcacctggcttcatttttttttttttaagagaaggagtCTCTTTAtgatgcccaggttggtctcaaactcctgggctcaagcgatccttccacctcggtctcccaaagcgttgggattacaggtgtgagccaccacgcctggccctaatatctgtttcttaaatgttcagtctttttaaaaaatggtaacaaATCCCATTTACATACATACTATGAGACGACATCCCACTGTAAACATACTTGACTTCTTCCACACAAGGTCAACTATGCCTCTCCATGAAAGGCTTAGTGGGCAACACAAGAGTAGACAGGAAACCCAAGGCTAAATTTTTATGAgataagcctgtaatcccagcactttgggaggctgaggtgggtggatcacctgagcttgggaatttgagaccaggctaggcaacatggcaaaaccctatctctacaaaaaatacaaatattagccaggtgtggtggcatgcacctgtagtcccagctactcaggaggctgaggcaggaggattgcttgagcccatgaggcggaggttgccatgagccgagatcacgccactgaactccagcctgggggacagagagaccctgtctcaaaaaatacataaataaaacaaacttttacaAGGTACGTGCAATCAAAGCTAAAAGCAACTTCTGAATCTAAGGCGTATAAAACACTGTTCACAGCACTATCAGAAAATAAGCCTTCAACCTAGTAGAAAGAGCAAAGACATAGTGACCGAAACAATTCTAGACCTGGTCCAGGGCCATGTGTGGTACAGCAGAAGCAGCAGtcactcaggagcctgagacatTCTCTGCAAACTCCTGTGTGGGCCTCGGCAAGACTTTCACCTCCTTGTTGTGCTTCAGAAAGCTTTGCCCAAAAAGGAcctttttagttgttttcttgctattgcaATGACATGGAGTCCCTTTCAGCTCAAAATTcctataattttctatttaaaaactgCAGTACAAAGTATGttaactggctgggtgcagtagctcatgcctgtaatcccggcactttgggaagccaaggcaagaagatcgcttgagcccacgagttcaagacaagcctgggcaacttagttgGAAAATCCTTTttctataaagaatttaaaaattagctcagtatggtggtgcatgcctgtggtcccagctattccagaggctgaggtggaaggatcacttgggcctatgaggttgaggctgcagtaagccaggatcatgctactgccctccagcctggacaacagaccctttctcaaaaaaataaaaatttgggatgctgaggcgggcagatcatgaggtcaggagatcgacaccatcgtggctaacactgtgaaaccccatctctactaaaaatacagaaaattagccgggcgtggtggtgggcgcttgtagtcccagctactcgggaggctgaggcaggagaagggcgtgaacccaggaggcggagcttgcagtgagtggagatcgcgccactgcattccagcctgggcgacagagcgagactccgtctcaaaataaataaataaataaataaaaatttggggccgggcgcggtggttcacgcctgtaatcccagcactttgggaggccaaggcaggcggatcacaaggtcaggagatcgagatcatcctggctaatacagtgaaactccatctctactaaaaacacaaaaaattagctgggcatggtgacagacgcctgtagtcccagctactcgggaggctgaggcaggagaatagtgtgaacccaggaggcagagcttgcagtgagctgagatcacgccactgcactccaacctgggtgacaaatagcaagactccttttaaaaaaaaaaaaaatttggctgggcacagcggttcatgcttgtaatccaaacactttgggaggccgaggtaggcaaatcacctgaggtcaggagttcgagaccagcctggccaatatggcaaagcgccatctctaccacaaaaatacacaaattagttgggcatggtggcgcacgcctgtaatcccagctactcgggaggctgagaaagagaatcacttaaacctgggaggtggaagttgcagtgagtcaagatcacgccactgcactccagcccgggcaacagagtgagattccgtctcaaaaataaataaataaaaataaaataaaatggccaggcgcggtggctcacgcctgtaatcccagcactttgggaggccaaggcgggtcgaTCACCTAAAGTCgggggttcgagactagcctgaccaacatggagaaaccccatctctactaataatacaaaaattagccaggcgtggtggcaggcgcctgtaatcccagctactcgggaagctgagacagcagaatggcttgaacccaggaaacggagactgcagtgagccgaaattgcgccattgcactccagcctgggcaacaagagcaaaacttggtatcaaaaaacaaatcaaataaataaaataaacagtataTGTCAACCAGAGATGGGGCACAGAGTGATTAGGTCAGAAATCTTGAATTCTGCATCTCAAGATTCATAAATGACTTAGGTTTTCTATCCTAAGGAGGCTTCCAGAAGGAAAGACAATCACACAAACAGATGAGTGGGCTGAGGGAATGGCtcagagggaggaaggcaggaataATGCCAGAACAGGGCCACCATGTGAATACCAAACTGGAAGACACCAAAGTTGAGAAAGAGGAGGCCACAGAGAAAAGCCAGAAGTCACTGGATAGAGAAAGAACTAAGGAAATAAGGGATTTCTTGAAGGACACAGATACAAACAACATCTACATAAAGGCAATAAACTAAGAGATTACCCAAATTCCATTCTGGATAATTCGTGACcataattattttgtgtttaaaaattatttttgttgtaatgATACTGATCCTGGCAATAGTTCAACCTTCTGGAGAATTTAGAGCGAATGCAAATTTAGGAAACTTCTGCACACAAATCTGAATCTCCCAAACATGGCtattagaggaaaaagaataaaatgtcaaAACCAAACTGCTGAGTCAAATGTGGCAGAGGGATTACTTAATATTTCTAGATTGCAATAAGATAGAGGAATATTGGGGAATGGGCTAAACACAGGGGCAAAAAATCAGCACAGAGCAAgatgtgagggaaaaaaaaaaaaaaagctccaatTACAATTTAGCAAGCAGGGTACTTGAAATACCAAAGCTCAGATGCTTCATATCATAGAAAGCTTCGGGAACTGCTACCACCTGTCCAAAGCTCCACATCTAAGCAGTGAGACCCAGGACAGAGGCAGCCCACAGTTAGGATCAGGGTCCCTCACTTATGCTTAAACACACCAAAGAGCAAGGGGGATGCCATGGACCCGATGAAATTTGTCTGTTtctcagtaacttttttttttgtctttgagacggagtctcacactgtctcccgagatggagtgcaatggtgctctCCACCTCCCATATTCACGCAATTCTCCTACaggagcctcccgagtagctgggattacaggtgcacaccaccacacccagctaattttttgtatctttagtagagacggggtttcactatgttggccagactgctctcgaactcctgacctcatgatctgcccgcctcggcctcccaaagtgttgggattataggcgtgagccaccacgcctggcctgtttcttgGTAACTTTTAAGTAAAATCATTTGTGGaaactaaaggagaaaaacaagatgGTCCTCTAACACCCCTGTGCTAGAGTCCTTCTTGCTTATTCTAAGTCCATCTCCTTTTACTCCTCACAACTGTTGCACACACAAGAGGAAGCAAGACTTGGAAACAAACAAGTAATCTGCCCACATTCCCAGGGTGAAATGATAACAGCCAGACCTGTGAAGCTGCCTATAAGCCTGAAAACAGAAATGTACCCCAATAGGTTTTCTCAACACTATCTCAAAATGTTCGTCACCACCTGAGTGGCAGTAAGGATGTAACTTACAAAATTGGCAGCATCCATGATTCCATCTTCTACAGGGTGGGTGCAATCAAGAGTGAACTTCAgaacctgcttcttttttttgccCCCCTTCGCCACAagttttttctaagaaaatacacaaatgataaCAGAGATGAAGATTCAATCAGTCAGAAAAACGAGATTAACAGAACCAGAAATGTCGTAGGTATAAAAGTCCATACAAATACAAAACTCATGGAGCTGTGCTCCCTTTGCAAGAGGGCCAAGAGGCATCACTGCCTGAGTGCCAGAGGTGTAATGAGGGCAGATGCTGCTCTACAAGTTTGGGGCCTGGGGTCATGCGCTTTTGAAGGGAAAATCATTCTAGCACTCTTGACCCACTCAAACTTTCCAGTCTCCCCAATCTGTACAGGCATGAAGGTCTCTTACTTTATGAACCACAATGAAAtgaacatttccttttatttgccCTAACATTCCCAGATACAATttcaaaaaatactattttatttttttccagaattagaGTACAGGCATACAAAATGTCTTGCATACCCACAATTTTCATGTGAAATCAATCCTTCTCCTACATGTTCAGAGTACCGTCCTGATACATCTTAGCTCATCTCCCTTCATCCTGTCTCATC
This window encodes:
- the RPL22 gene encoding 60S ribosomal protein L22 isoform X4; this encodes MDAANFEQFLQERIKVNGKAGNLGGGVVTIERSKSKITVTSEVPFSKRYLKYLTKKYLKKNNLRDWLRVVANSKESYELRYFQINQDEEEEEDED
- the RPL22 gene encoding 60S ribosomal protein L22 isoform X1, which produces MAPVVSMAPREASAPGEARGPRRARHLPRLAGDGALQRPAGVGWQVDRSGPEPLPIPARCRRRRPRPEKKLVAKGGKKKKQVLKFTLDCTHPVEDGIMDAANFEQFLQERIKVNGKAGNLGGGVVTIERSKSKITVTSEVPFSKRYLKYLTKKYLKKNNLRDWLRVVANSKESYELRYFQINQDEEEEEDED
- the RPL22 gene encoding 60S ribosomal protein L22 isoform X5, translated to MAPVEQFLQERIKVNGKAGNLGGGVVTIERSKSKITVTSEVPFSKRYLKYLTKKYLKKNNLRDWLRVVANSKESYELRYFQINQDEEEEEDED
- the RPL22 gene encoding 60S ribosomal protein L22 isoform X2; its protein translation is MAPREASAPGEARGPRRARHLPRLAGDGALQRPAGVGWQKKLVAKGGKKKKQVLKFTLDCTHPVEDGIMDAANFEQFLQERIKVNGKAGNLGGGVVTIERSKSKITVTSEVPFSKRYLKYLTKKYLKKNNLRDWLRVVANSKESYELRYFQINQDEEEEEDED
- the RPL22 gene encoding 60S ribosomal protein L22 isoform X3, encoding MAPVKKLVAKGGKKKKQVLKFTLDCTHPVEDGIMDAANFEQFLQERIKVNGKAGNLGGGVVTIERSKSKITVTSEVPFSKRYLKYLTKKYLKKNNLRDWLRVVANSKESYELRYFQINQDEEEEEDED